The following coding sequences lie in one Gymnogyps californianus isolate 813 chromosome 18, ASM1813914v2, whole genome shotgun sequence genomic window:
- the ZER1 gene encoding protein zer-1 homolog codes for MASDSPESLMTLCTDYCLRNLEGTLCYLLDNETLRLHPDIFLPSEICDELVNEYVELVKTDSIFEPHESFFTLFSDPRSTRLARIHLREQIVQDQDLEAIRKQDLVELYLTNCEKLTAKSLQTLVSFSHTLISLSLFGCCNIFYEEENPGGCEDDCLVNPTRQVLVKDFTFEGFSRLRFLNLGRLIEGVNVETLLRPLASLAALDLSGIQLNDVGFLTQWKDSLVSLVLYNMDLSEEHIQVIAQLRKLRHLDISRDHLSSYYKFKLTRWVLNLFVENLVNLTSLDISGHTMLENCTISSMEEKMGQTSIEPAKSSIAPFRGLKRPLQFLGLFETSLCRLTHIPAYKVSGDKNEEQVLNAIEAYTEHRPEITSRAINLLFDIARIERCSQLLRALQLVITALKCHKDDKNIQVTGSAALFYLTNSEYRMEQSVKLRRQVIQVVLNGMESYQEVTVQRNCCLTLCNFSIPEELEFQYRRVNELLLNILNQSRQDESIQRIAVHLCNALVCQVDNDHKEAVGKMGFVMTMLKLIQKKLADKTCDQVMEFSWSALWNITDETPDNCEMFLNYSGMKLFLECLKEFPEKQELHRNMLGLLGNVAEVKELRPQLMTSQFISVFSNLLESKADGIEVSYNACGVLSHIMFDGPEAWGICEPHREEVVKRMWAAIQSWDINSRRNINYRSFEPILRLLPQGISPVSQHWATWALYNLVSVYPDKYCPLLIKEGGIPLLKDMIKMASARQETKEMARKVIEHCSNFKEENMDTSR; via the exons GTACGTGGAGTTGGTGAAGACGGACAGCATCTTTGAACCCCATGAAAGCTTCTTCACCCTGTTCTCAGATCCCCGGAGCACCAGGCTAGCTCGGATCCACTTACGGGAGCAGATTGTGCAGGACCAGGACCTGGAGGCCATCAGGAAGCAG GATCTTGTTGAGCTCTACCTGACTAACTGTGAGAAGCTGACAGCCAAGAGTCTGCAAACCTTGGTGAGCTTCAGCCACACGCTTATCTCCCTTAGCCTCTTTGGCTGCTGTAATATCTTCTATGAGGAGGAGAACCCTGGAGGCTGTGAAGATGACTGTTTGGTGAACCCCACTCGCCAGGTCTTGGTCAAGGACTTTACTTTTGAAGGCTTTAGCCGCTTGCGCTTCCTGAACCTGGGCCGCTTGATCGAAGGGGTAAATGTGGAGACGTTGCTTCGGCCTTTGGCCTCCCTTGCAGCTCTTGATCTCTCTGGGATCCAGCTGAATGATGTGGGATTTCTGACCCAGTGGAAGGACAGTCTGGTTTCCTTAGTGCTTTACAACATGGACCTTTCAGAGGAGCACATCCAAGTGATCGCACAGCTTCGCAAGCTCAG GCACTTGGATATCTCCCGAGACCATCTGTCCAGTTATTACAAATTCAAGCTGACCCGGTGGGTTCTAAACCTGTTTGTGGAAAACTTGGTAAACCTCACTTCGCTCGATATCTCAGGGCACACCATGCTGGAGAACTGCACTATCTCAAGCATGGAGGAGAAGATGGGCCAGACAAG CATTGAGCCAGCAAAGAGCAGCATTGCTCCGTTCCGGGGTCTGAAACGACCACTCCAGTTCTTGGGCCTTTTTGAAACATCTCTCTGCCGCCTGACGCATATTCCAGCCTACAAG GTGAGTGGAGACAAGAACGAAGAGCAAGTCCTGAATGCTATTGAGGCTTACACTGAACACCGGCCAGAAATCACTTCCCGGGCCATCAACCTCCTTTTTGACATTGCCCGTATCGAAcgctgcagccagctgctgcgAGCTCTTCAG CTGGTGATCACAGCCCTCAAGTGCCACAAGGACGACAAAAACATCCAGGTGACAGGCAGCGCGGCACTGTTCTACTTGACCAACTCCGAGTACCGCATGGAGCAGAGCGTAAAGCTGCGGCGCCAGGTCATCCAGGTGGTGCTGAATGGCATGGAGTCCTACCAGGAAGTCACA GTACAGCGAAACTGCTGCCTGACACTGTGTAACTTCAGCATTCCTGAGGAGCTGGAGTTCCAGTACCGCCGAGTCAACGAGCTGCTGCTGAACATCCTCAACCAGAGCCGGCAGGATGAGTCTATCCAGCGCATCGCTGTGCACCTCTGTAACGCTCTGGTCTGCCAGGTGGACAACGATCATAAAGAAGCTGTGGGCAAGATGGGGTTTGTCATG ACAATGCTAAAGTTGATTCAGAAGAAGCTGGCTGACAAAACG TGCGATCAGGTGATGGAGTTCTCCTGGAGTGCCCTCTGGAACATCACTGATGAGACCCCTGATAACTGTGAGATGTTCCTTAACTACAGCGGCATGAAACTGTTCTTGGAGTGCTTGAAA GAGTTCCCAGAGAAACAGGAGCTGCATCGCAACATGCTGGGCCTCCTGGGCAATGTAGCAGAGGTGAAGGAGCTCCGCCCGCAGCTCATGACCTCCCAGTTCATCAGTGTGTTCAG CAACCTGCTGGAGAGCAAAGCAGATGGGATTGAGGTATCCTATAATGCCTGCGGTGTGCTCTCCCATATCATGTTTGATGGTCCAGAGGCTTGGGGTATATGTGAGCCCCACCGAGAGGAAGTTGTAAAGAGGATGTGGGCAGCCATCCAGAGCTGGGATATCAACTCCAGGAGAAATATCAATTACAG GTCATTTGAACCAATCCTTCGACTTCTTCCACAAGGGATCTCCCCAGTCAGCCAGCACTGGGCTACCTGGGCACTGTATAACCTGGTCTCTGTCTACC ctgacAAGTACTGCCCACTGCTGATCAAAGAAGGTGGGATTCCCCTTCTGAAGGACATGATTAAAATGGCCTCAGCACGGCAAGAGACCAAGGAAATGGCCCG GAAAGTTATAGAGCACTGCAGTAACTTTAAGGAGGAGAACATGGACACTTCCAGATAG